AAGGGCACACTGGCCAGTCCGGACGCGTCCAAGCTGGGCGAGGAGGACGTGGTCGCTGCCAATCCGGAAGTCATTTTCGCAGTCTATATGGACCGTGACGACCAGGACATGGCCACCCAGACAAAGGACGCCATCATGAACAACGCGGCCTTTGCCGACATCGACGCGGTTAAAAACGGCCGGGTGATCCCCATCGAGCTGGGGCAGATGTACTGCAGCGGTGTGCGGACCATCGACGGCATTCACACCATCGCGAATGGGATGTACCCGGATTTAAACCTGAACTAGGGAGCGGGCTTTTTTATGAAACAAAGCGCACTGATCAAAGATAAAGGGCGGCTCCAGAGCCAGCCCTTTTATGTGTTTGTATGCCTGGTCATGCTGGGGCTACTGATCCTCTCAGCCCTGGCGGCGGTCACCATCGGCTCCATGGACCTGTCCATCCGGGATGTGTACAGCGTCATTGGCTACGAGCTCTTCCACCTGGACAGTCTGAGTGCCTACGCCAGGGGCGCGGCCCACAACGTGGTGTGGCTGATCCGCTTCCCGAGGGTGGTCATGGGGCTGGCTGTGGGCATGGGCCTGTCCATCTGCGGCGTGGTCATGCAGGCCATTGTCAAGAACCCGCTGGCAGAGCCCTATGTGCTGGGCATCTCCTCCGGGGCGTCACTGGGGGCGACCACAGCCCTGTTCTTCGGGCTGGGCGCTGTGCTCGGCGGCAGCGGTGTGGGCGTGTGCGCCTTCATCGGGGCCTTTCTGATCTCCATGCTGGTGGTGGCAGTGGCCAACATCGGCGGGCCGGCCAACTCCGTCAAACTCATCCTCTCCGGCATGGCCCTGGGCGCCCTGTGCCTGGCCTTCTCCAATTTTATGGTCTTTATGGCCAACGACCCCAACACCACTCAGCAGATCACCTTCTGGATGCTCGGCAGCCTGTCCGGGGCCAAGTGGGGCCCCACACTGGTCATCTTTGCCGTGGTGGCTGCCAGTACGCTCTTTTTCTGGAGCCAGCACCGCCCCATGAATCTCATGCTCCTGGGCGACGATGTGTCCATCACCCTGGGCACCAACCTGAACACCTACCGCCATGTGTACCTGGTCCTGACCTCGCTCATCATCGGCCTGTGCGTGTACGCCTCTGGGACCATTGGGTTCATCGGGCTGGTGGTGCCCCACGCGGTGCGCATGGTCTTTGGCACCGACCACCGCAAGCTGGTGCCCCTGAGCGCCCTGACCGGCGGCATTTTCCTGATCTGGGCCGACGTGCTGGCCCGCACCCTGCTGCCCGAGACCGAGGTGCCCATCGGGATTCTCGTGTCCATGGTGGGCGCGCCAGTGTTTATTTATATGATGATGCGTAAGAGCTACGGCTTTGGAGGTGGCGAATAATGGAAATCAGATCCCAGGATATTACCCAGACACTGGGCGGCTGTGAGATTTTAAAGGGCGTGAGCATTGACGTCCAGAGCAAAAAATTCATTGGGATCATCGGTCCCAACGGCAGCGGAAAGAGCACCTTTTTGAAGTGCCTGTACCGGACAGCCAGGCCCACCGGCGGCGTCATTTATTTTGACGGCGAGGCAGTGGACAGCCTCAGCTATAAGGAATCGGCCAGAAAAGTGGCTGTGGTGGCCCAGCACAATTACTATAACTTTGATTTTACTGTGGAGCAGGTGGTGCTCATGGGCCGGACTCCGCACAAAAAGCTCATGGAGCGCAACTATGCCGAGGACTATGCCCTGGCCCAGAAAGCCCTGGAAACAGTAGGCATGGAGGCCATGAAAGACCGGAACTTCTCCACCCTGTCCGGCGGCGAGCAGCAGCGCGTGATCCTCGCCCGCGCCCTGACCCAGGACACCCAGTGCCTGATTCTGGATGAGCCCACCAACCATCTGGACATTAAGTACCAGCTCCAGCTCATGAGCATTGTGAAAAAACTGAACATCACCGTCGTGTCCGCTATCCATGACCTCAACATCGCGGCCATGTACTGTGACGAGATCTATGTCATGAAAGACGGCCGCATCATCAGGAGCGGGCCGCCGGAGTCGGTGCTGACACCGGCGTTTATCCGGGAGGTCTACGAGATTCAGGCCGAGGTGATAAAGGACGCGAAAAGCGGCTTCCTGCACGTGCTGTATCAGCCGGAATTTTAAAACCATTCTGTAAAAAAGATGCTCAAAAGACTCAAAACAGCCGTCGTGGTGGTTTTGAGTCTTTTGAGCTTAAGGGCGCTGGTATGTTTTTTTATGCAGGTTTAAGCGCGGGTTCCCGCTTCCATAAAAACAGGGTGACCGCTGTGGCGCAGAGGTCCGCGGCCAGCTGGGCAAAAATCAGGCCTGTAAGACCCCACCGGCCTGTAAAAATAAACAGGAAGGGAATAAAGAAAATCCCCTGGCGGCAGACGCTTAAAATACCGCCCTGCTTCGCCTTGCCGGTGGCCAGAAAGTAGTTGCCGATGACAATCTGGAGCCCCAGAGTCATAAAGGCCACCCCATCCACCGACAGGGCGGTCCGGCCAATGGCCAGCACCTCAGCGGATTCCTGGTTGAACAGGTGGATCAGCGGCCCGGAAAAGACCAGGCACCCCAGGCCAAAGAGGATGTTGACCGCAGTGCTCCACAGTACGGCGGTGCGTGTGGCAGCGTTCACCCGGTCCCTTTGTCCTGCGCCAAAGCTGTAGCCCACCAGGGGCGAGTAGCCCTTTAAAAAGCCGTAGAGAGCGCTCACCTCCAGGGACATGAGCCGGTTGACAATGCCCATGGCCGCGATGGCCGCCTCGCCGAAGGGACGGGCTGCCACGTTGGTCAGGCCCACAGCCCCGCCGGACAAAAACTGAAAAAAGCAGACCGGCAGCCCGATCTTGACAATCTGGGCGTAAAGGGCCCGGGAGGGTTTGAAAAAGCGGGGCGACAGCGTCAGAAGGCTTCCTCCCCGGCGCAGACAGAACAGGTAAATCACCGAGGAGAGCATCTGAGAGATCAGGGTGGCTGCTGCCGCGCCCGCGACGCCCATGCCAGCGCCAAAGATCAGGACAGGGTCCAGCACCAGGTTGGTAAAGCCACCGGCCAGCATGGCCGCAGTGCTCATGGAGGCGGCCCCCTCGGCCACCAGAAGGTTATTGAGGATCATATTAAAAACATTAAAAACAATCCCGATAATATAGAGGATACCATAGGCGCGGGCATAGGGCAGGATGGAATCAGTGGCGCCCAGGGCGCCCATGAGCGGGTCAAAAAACAGGAGCATGGCGCCAGCCAGCAGGGCAATGACCGCCACCCCGGTGAGGATGGCCGTACTGCTGCAGGCCGCTACGGCCCTGTAATCTTTTTGTCCCAGGAGGCGCGAAATGTAGGAGCCTGCGCCCGACCCGAACAGCAGGCCGATACCCGTGCCCACCATGGTCAGGGGATAGAGGATGGAAACCGCCGCAGTCTCCAGAGTGCCCAGCCGCCCGATAAAAAGGGCGTCCACAAGGTTATAAAGCGCGGATACCAGCATGCCCGCCATGGTAGGGATACCCAGCCTCAGCAGGGCTTTTTTTACATCTTCTGTTTCCAGAAGGGCCAGTCTTTTTGAATTTTCATTCATGGGTGATTTTTCCTTCTTTCTGTTTAGGAGTTAAATATTTTAGGTGCTATAAAGTATAGATACTAAACAATAAGGGTAAAAAAAGAATCAGGGCGCCGCAGGGCGCGGCTCATTCCTTCAGCTTTTCGTCGATGGACGCCTCAAAGGCCGTCAGGTAAGCTACCATGCTGGTGTAAAGCGCGTCGGGCATTTCCTCCAGCAGCTTCTGGGCAGTGTCATTGCCCTCCTGGTGGTACGCCTGGTGCGTCTGGTAGTTGATCTGTCCGTCCTCAGTCAGGGAGAGGACCACCTCGGTGTCTGAATCCGGGGAAACCTTTTTTTCCACAGTGCCCTTGTCCACCAGCCGGTAAATCATCTGGGAGGCAGCCCCCTTGGTGACGCCCAGAACCTGGGCCAGGGTGGTGATGTTAATGCCCGGATGGTCGCCCACCGCGGCGATGGTGTGTATTTCAGCCTTGGTCAGCGGGATATCGGTACCGTAGGTTCTTTTTTTATTGTCCCACTGGTTATATTTGTGGATGATCCGGCCGATGAGCTCAATGATCTGGGAATGGTCTTTCATGTATATGCCGTCCTTACTGTTTTGTTTGCATACTGTATAGCAGCTATACTAAATATAAGCCTTTCCTGGGCTTTTGTCAACCGCAGTGTAAAAAATTAAGACTTTTACATAAAAAAAATAAAATATTATTTAAACATGTGCTCAAAAGACTCAAAAGCATAAAAATGGCTGTTTTGAGCCTTTTGAGCAGGTTTCTCTGAGGTGTAATAAAAAAATAGTCTGATAACAAAAGATTATCCATCAGTTAAACTTTTAACAATTGTTGACTTAAACAGCAGTTCATTATATAATGCAAACCATATCACGACGACGGTCGGATATAAAACTATTTTGAAGGGGTGTGTTGATAAAAAACTATCGATCAATCTTTGACGTGGTCAAGGAAGAAACCAATATTGTGACGGCTGCCCGCTTTTACGGGATGGCAGTTGACCGGCATGGGAGGGCGCTGTGTCCATTTCACAGCGACCATCATCCCAGTCTGTCTTTTAAAGACAACCGGTTTACCTGCTTTGCCTGTGGGGCCAGAGGGAGCGTCATTGATTTGGTTATGCAGATTTTCCATATTTCTCCATTAGAAGCGGCAGTTAAACTTCAGGAAGATTTCAATCTAAAGGTGGAGGTCAGAGGTCAAAGCCATAAGGCCAACGACGTTGCGGCGAAAGGAGAGGCGGATACAAGAAGCGTGAAGCAGGAAACGAACGGGACGAAAAGCGCACAGCGCAGAGCGAAACCAACGAACAGCCTGTACAGCCCTTCGCGTATGACGGCTCCGACGGACAGCACGGAGGCGGTACTGGCAGCGGCGCTCCGGGACCGGCTGACAGATATGGAAGCATACTATAGCAGACTACACCGTGAACTATGCGAAAATACTGAGAAATATAAGCCTTGCAATTCACTGGAAACCGTCCAAGACAAGTATGTCGAGGCCATGTTTCAATTACCCGTGGTATCCTACTATTTGGATATCCTGGACAGCGGGACGCCATCCGAGAGGGTGGAGCTTTACCGCGCGTATAAAAGAAAGGAACTTATACAGTATGAAAAACGATAGAACACAGCGACATAATACAGATGACATTGAGGCCATGAAAGGCCTTTTAACCGAAGAAGAACGAAAAGATCTGATCATTGAAGAGACCAAGAAAAACATTGAATTCAAGCCCATCATCTCGTTTGATGACAGCGCAGGCAGCACCGTGCCGGCATTTCCAGTGGAGAGCCTGCCCGGTGCAGTACAGGACTTTGTCCTGGCGGCCGCTGCCAGCATCGGGGTGCCGGTTGCCATGACCGGCAGCGCGGCCCTGGGCGTCCTTGCAGCCGCGGTGCAGAAGAAGGCCAAGGTGAAAGCCAAGGGAGACTGGACAGAGTCCCTGTGCCTTTACATCCTGCTGATTGCCCGCTCATCGGAGCGGAAGTCCCCGATTATGCGTAAAATGACCAAACCCATCGAGCTTTATGAGGAGATGGTCAATGCCAAGATGGCCGAAGACATTGAGGAATACGATAATCAGGAGAAGTTTTTTAAGAAGAAGATCAAGTATCTGGAAGGAAAAGCCGCCCGGGGCGTCATTGACTACACCGATGCCCAGAAGGCCAGAGAAGAGCTGGCAGCACTTGAGCCAACGCGCCCCCTGCGCCTGACAGCAGGCGATGTGACCCCCGAGGTGCTGGTCAACCTTTTGGAAGAGAATAACGAGCGCATGGCGATTTTTGCGGCAGAGGGGGGCCTTTTCGGCACCATGAGCGGCCGCTACAGCGGCGCGGTCAACATCGACGTGTTCCTCAACGCCTATTCACAGGACAAGATGACCGTTGACCGGGTTGGCCGCCGGACCCGCATCCTCAGAGACGCCCACCTCACCATGGTGATGGCCGTACAGCCCCATGTGGTGTGTGAATTTGAGGCCAAAAAAGAATTTCAGGAGCTGGGCCTGACAGGCCGGTTCCTGTACGCCATGCCCGACAGCCTTGTCGGCACCAGAAACAGCCGGGAGGCA
The DNA window shown above is from Eubacterium limosum and carries:
- a CDS encoding FecCD family ABC transporter permease yields the protein MKQSALIKDKGRLQSQPFYVFVCLVMLGLLILSALAAVTIGSMDLSIRDVYSVIGYELFHLDSLSAYARGAAHNVVWLIRFPRVVMGLAVGMGLSICGVVMQAIVKNPLAEPYVLGISSGASLGATTALFFGLGAVLGGSGVGVCAFIGAFLISMLVVAVANIGGPANSVKLILSGMALGALCLAFSNFMVFMANDPNTTQQITFWMLGSLSGAKWGPTLVIFAVVAASTLFFWSQHRPMNLMLLGDDVSITLGTNLNTYRHVYLVLTSLIIGLCVYASGTIGFIGLVVPHAVRMVFGTDHRKLVPLSALTGGIFLIWADVLARTLLPETEVPIGILVSMVGAPVFIYMMMRKSYGFGGGE
- a CDS encoding ABC transporter ATP-binding protein — encoded protein: MEIRSQDITQTLGGCEILKGVSIDVQSKKFIGIIGPNGSGKSTFLKCLYRTARPTGGVIYFDGEAVDSLSYKESARKVAVVAQHNYYNFDFTVEQVVLMGRTPHKKLMERNYAEDYALAQKALETVGMEAMKDRNFSTLSGGEQQRVILARALTQDTQCLILDEPTNHLDIKYQLQLMSIVKKLNITVVSAIHDLNIAAMYCDEIYVMKDGRIIRSGPPESVLTPAFIREVYEIQAEVIKDAKSGFLHVLYQPEF
- a CDS encoding MATE family efflux transporter gives rise to the protein MNENSKRLALLETEDVKKALLRLGIPTMAGMLVSALYNLVDALFIGRLGTLETAAVSILYPLTMVGTGIGLLFGSGAGSYISRLLGQKDYRAVAACSSTAILTGVAVIALLAGAMLLFFDPLMGALGATDSILPYARAYGILYIIGIVFNVFNMILNNLLVAEGAASMSTAAMLAGGFTNLVLDPVLIFGAGMGVAGAAAATLISQMLSSVIYLFCLRRGGSLLTLSPRFFKPSRALYAQIVKIGLPVCFFQFLSGGAVGLTNVAARPFGEAAIAAMGIVNRLMSLEVSALYGFLKGYSPLVGYSFGAGQRDRVNAATRTAVLWSTAVNILFGLGCLVFSGPLIHLFNQESAEVLAIGRTALSVDGVAFMTLGLQIVIGNYFLATGKAKQGGILSVCRQGIFFIPFLFIFTGRWGLTGLIFAQLAADLCATAVTLFLWKREPALKPA
- a CDS encoding MarR family winged helix-turn-helix transcriptional regulator — protein: MKDHSQIIELIGRIIHKYNQWDNKKRTYGTDIPLTKAEIHTIAAVGDHPGINITTLAQVLGVTKGAASQMIYRLVDKGTVEKKVSPDSDTEVVLSLTEDGQINYQTHQAYHQEGNDTAQKLLEEMPDALYTSMVAYLTAFEASIDEKLKE
- a CDS encoding CHC2 zinc finger domain-containing protein, encoding MIKNYRSIFDVVKEETNIVTAARFYGMAVDRHGRALCPFHSDHHPSLSFKDNRFTCFACGARGSVIDLVMQIFHISPLEAAVKLQEDFNLKVEVRGQSHKANDVAAKGEADTRSVKQETNGTKSAQRRAKPTNSLYSPSRMTAPTDSTEAVLAAALRDRLTDMEAYYSRLHRELCENTEKYKPCNSLETVQDKYVEAMFQLPVVSYYLDILDSGTPSERVELYRAYKRKELIQYEKR
- a CDS encoding YfjI family protein, whose protein sequence is MKNDRTQRHNTDDIEAMKGLLTEEERKDLIIEETKKNIEFKPIISFDDSAGSTVPAFPVESLPGAVQDFVLAAAASIGVPVAMTGSAALGVLAAAVQKKAKVKAKGDWTESLCLYILLIARSSERKSPIMRKMTKPIELYEEMVNAKMAEDIEEYDNQEKFFKKKIKYLEGKAARGVIDYTDAQKAREELAALEPTRPLRLTAGDVTPEVLVNLLEENNERMAIFAAEGGLFGTMSGRYSGAVNIDVFLNAYSQDKMTVDRVGRRTRILRDAHLTMVMAVQPHVVCEFEAKKEFQELGLTGRFLYAMPDSLVGTRNSREAPDVPPEVEAAYCELVTELLAMDAGIKGGVMLEMTEEARDLFFDFDYDTESRLTEDYECIEPFAGKVSGTVLRMAGILHYAAHGPRASEISISRSTVAKAIDLAEYYLAEKLRIFNMTSSDAETQAAAYVLKRILTAGKDSLTKREIAQRCKGKGMHADDVE